The Zygosaccharomyces rouxii strain CBS732 chromosome G complete sequence genome contains a region encoding:
- the DIA2 gene encoding DNA-binding SCF ubiquitin ligase subunit DIA2 (similar to gnl|GLV|CAGL0K05599g Candida glabrata CAGL0K05599g and weakly similar to YOR080W uniprot|Q7LGN4 Saccharomyces cerevisiae YOR080W DIA2 Protein of unknown function involved in invasive and pseudohyphal growth): MEEEPLGKALKLGATFYRGENYRRALELFRRCLQLAKSYPEQELIKLRTRLGLPKYNCPRSDKIYHPHYVQLLDNVAACYEKLAEFGMASEYTKRLIKVEPFNAKAYVRLQRLLQRRGKLDEAYGICKRGISNCKKFQEKYGIVIPSKPFEVLQRCEKSLQERIGPSEPVNKRHIIEPDIPVVEAKKQKPERIVLDFISGLPPELLPLILGGLTSKELIEVALVCKCWWNCVFAQPRLFQRVVINNGTYRQLNKFCEFAKRIRDRHGSLDLFKYSSRTPSDEAKSMEIFWTKLQGYKCRRLLLSVPRCTTEQLAQCMSRNTQLCQSLQELSMVVSLSSSKPDFDADMLNHCEHLKRLEIVVSSCTSPNRIPELSRSSSFIETKLIPTWATNLVSLSICCDGARVDRFPFLTMISYFPANKLERLCITGVTFNQLPNQFDWLANFRYLKEIWFEDNKGASLAVFLQLLRDYPLGDRLEKLTFREYSTLSNIHLEPTSESYFYTYNLQNVKSLDLMGSSISGKGLQRLVSYLQPLNFRRLNIGYCPHIRLERYQHENDPSYLSATNFFMKFPYLQELIIPQFGALDDGKMKLLFEQTANWYHLRKIDLSLNLSITGVSVYELLKALLDTRGYPLEHLIIDGCSSISHVTVNMIRAKGLASQVDCIYERDTWRRFGVNSLKYHANK; encoded by the coding sequence ATGGAGGAGGAACCTCTGGGGAAGGCTCTGAAGTTAGGAGCTACTTTTTACCGTGGTGAGAATTATAGGAGGGCTCTAGAATTATTTCGTAGATGCTTACAATTGGCTAAATCGTATCcagaacaagaattgattaagTTGAGAACTCGTTTGGGATTGCCCAAGTACAATTGTCCCAGGAGTGATAAAATCTACCACCCACACTATGTCCAGCTGTTAGATAATGTAGCGGCATGCTATGAGAAGTTGGCAGAGTTTGGTATGGCATCGGAATACACCAAGAGATTGATTAAAGTGGAACCCTTCAATGCCAAGGCTTATGTTCGTCTGCAGAGGCTGTTACAACGTAGAGGTAAATTGGATGAGGCCTACGGCATTTGTAAACGAGGTATAAGCAATTGCAAGAAATTCCAGGAGAAATATGGTATAGTAATTCCTTCTAAACCGTTTGAAGTATTGCAAAGATGTGAAAAGTCCCTTCAAGAGAGGATAGGTCCTTCTGAGCCCGTTAATAAGAGACATATCATCGAACCTGATATCCCTGTTGTGGAAGCGAAGAAGCAAAAGCctgaaagaattgttttAGATTTCATCTCAGGTCTGCCACCGGAACTATTACCCCTGATCCTCGGTGGACTCACCTCCAAAGAGCTCATAGAAGTAGCACTGGTTTGCAAATGTTGGTGGAATTGCGTGTTTGCACAGCCTCGGTTATTCCAAAGGGTCGTGATTAACAATGGTACTTATAGACAGTTGAACAAATTCTGTGAATTTGCCAAGAGGATACGAGACCGTCACGGATCATTGGATTTATTCAAATACTCTTCTCGTACACCTTCGGATGAAGCCAAGTCCATGGAAATATTTTGGACCAAATTGCAAGGTTACAAATGTCGTAGGTTGCTTCTATCGGTACCGCGATGCACTACAGAGCAACTGGCTCAATGTATGTCTCGAAATACGCAGTTATGTCAGAGTTTGCAAGAACTATCCATGGTGGTCTCTTTAAGCTCTTCAAAACCTGATTTTGATGCAGATATGTTGAATCATTGTGAACATCTGAAGCGACTAGAAATAGTCGTTAGTAGTTGCACGTCGCCGAACCGAATTCCAGAACTTTCACGCAGTTCAAGCTTTATTGAAACAAAACTCATACCGACATGGGCGACTAACCTGGTATCTTTGAGTATATGTTGCGATGGTGCCCGTGTGGATCGATTTCCTTTCCTCACAATGATATCATATTTCCCTGCCAACAAACTAGAAAGACTTTGCATCACGGGCGTTACTTTCAATCAATTACCAAATCAATTCGACTGGTTGGCAAACTTTCGTTATCTAAAGGAAATATGGTTTGAAGATAATAAAGGTGCCTCCCTGGCGGTGTTCTTACAGTTACTAAGAGATTATCCGTTGGGTGACAGGTTAGAGAAATTGACCTTCAGAGAATATTCTACTTTAAGTAACATTCATTTGGAACCAACATCAGAAAGTTACTTCTACACTTacaatttacaaaatgtgAAATCTCTCGATCTTATGGGGTCGTCCATTAGCGGTAAGGGATTGCAGAGGCTGGTTTCTTATTTGCAACCTTTGAACTTCCGCAGACTCAATATAGGATATTGCCCCCACATTCGATTAGAGAGATATCAACATGAGAACGATCCAAGTTATCTATCTGCGACTAATTTTTTCATGAAATTTCCTTACCTACAAGAACTAATCATACCTCAATTCGGCGCACTGGACGATGGTAAGATGAAGTTGCTTTTCGAGCAAACTGCCAATTGGTATCATTTGCGGAAAATTGATCTTTCCTTAAACCTGAGTATCACTGGTGTATCCGTTTACGAACTGCTAAAGGCCTTGTTAGACACAAGAGGTTACCCATTAGAGCATCTTATTATCGATGGATGCTCGTCTATCTCTCATGTTACAGTAAACATGATTAGAGCTAAAGGACTTGCCAGCCAGGTAGATTGCATTTACGAAAGGGACACATGGAGGAGATTCGGcgtaaattctttgaaatatcatgctaataaataa
- the ATX2 gene encoding Mn(2+) transporter ATX2 (some similarities with uniprot|Q12067 Saccharomyces cerevisiae YOR079C ATX2 Golgi membrane protein involved in manganese homeostasis overproduction suppresses the sod1 (copper zinc superoxide dismutase) null mutation): MSWIHRIVVPLLLFLGTFTTGAIPLYYASFSPSERGLSLMSKLGLGMLLGAAFVLVIPEGLERVDGSFVGIDLLAGFILTYLAESLVRQKRDIQGQLRQFLSNGVVVALVIHGFADGLVLGTTVNQARTLLVLLLAVIVHRIPVVLSLVSVLVSRQRLTRGEVTRHLLIFSLSSPCGYALAAACESIGIIKGLGDHLLLASGGSLLYAGFALRSSDVDTTNKEVTRPAPSPGAGREGSDGFIVLEPPEDEPETDRFGPFWVAGGTVLPVLISLFGGED, encoded by the coding sequence ATGTCTTGGATCCACAGAATTGTGGTTCCCCTTCTGTTGTTCTTGGGTACATTTACCACCGGTGCCATTCCACTCTACTATGCCTCTTTCTCACCCAGTGAAAGGGGGCTTTCCCTCATGTCAAAGTTGGGATTAGGTATGCTATTAGGGGCGGCATTCGTATTGGTGATTCCCGAAGGTTTAGAAAGGGTTGATGGTAGCTTTGTTGGAATAGATTTGCTTGCTGGATTCATATTGACCTATCTAGCAGAATCTCTGGTGAGACAAAAGAGGGATATCCAAGGTCAATTACGGCAATTCCTAAGTAATGGTGTAGTGGTAGCATTGGTCATTCATGGATTTGCAGATGGGTTAGTCCTCGGGACTACGGTTAATCAGGCGCGTACGCTTTTAGTTCTTCTGTTGGCGGTTATTGTTCATCGTATTCCTGTGGTGTTGTCATTGGTATCGGTACTAGTGTCACGACAGCGACTAACAAGAGGAGAGGTCACTAGACACCTCCTGATCTTTTCACTGTCATCACCCTGTGGATATGCCTTAGCTGCAGCTTGCGAATccattggtattattaAAGGTTTGGGTGACCATCTACTTTTAGCGAGCGGTGGATCGCTACTATATGCAGGATTTGCTCTGCGTAGCAGTGATGTGGATACTACGAATAAAGAGGTGACAAGACCTGCTCCCAGTCCGGGTGCCGGCAGAGAGGGATCTGATGGATTTATCGTCTTGGAACCGCCAGAGGACGAACCAGAGACGGATAGATTTGGTCCGTTTTGGGTAGCTGGTGGAACGGTTCTACCAGTCTTGATTTCGCtatttggtggtgaagacTAG
- the TGL5 gene encoding triacylglycerol lipase (similar to uniprot|P36165 YKR089C Saccharomyces cerevisiae STC1 Protein of unknown function found in lipid particles potential Cdc28p substrate), translated as MTSSTVLEGRPYPVTQHLIKKYQRFLLGQASNKDGTLAPGKKHDLELSLREIGINMKCHSSDDHFQGMSPSSNADDEQDESSGISLFSKCKIFAYQLFVGDYKKKLLIEKLMEEKQLAISYDEWCYYGLRLDELTDVTKWKQEMESNLYDYQLVRALTLKMRQARESEDYSQLLYTVRSTWVRNLGNMGNVNLYRHSHQGTKFLIDEYMMESQLALEALLSSSDFDESYLLGILQQTRRNIGRTALVLSGGGTFGLFHIGVLATLFELDLLPKVISGSSAGAIVASIVSVHHKDEIPQLLDRVLEMEFNIFKDDNEKSESENFLIKISRFLKNGTWFDNKHLVHTMVSFLGDLTFREAYNRTGRILNITVSPASLFEQPRLLNNLTAPNVLIWSAVCASCSLPGIFPSSPLYEKDPKTGEAREWGGSSSVKFVDGSVDNDLPISRLSEMFNVDHVIACQVNIHIFPFLKLSLSCVGGDIEDEFSARLKQSLSSVYNFMANEAIHALELGCEFAVAKNLLTKLRSVLSQQYSGDVTILPDMNQIFRVTELLANPSKGFLLRETVNGARATWPKVSIIKNHCGQEFALDKAIAFLKGKIIVSSSIKNPLQFADNIPCGLVKARNKKKGRNHRYDENNNQRLHELDDNLFESESIKSLLTMRENPSSYAYHVSGANHSLPIHASPTAVRHHPRRKSETNARTKHASKSLSPPISASLPHARRESTEGVFPPRTPSKPPRKGLSLDSRLYKSQNRIESAPISQHMEDSPPLSTSSAFRPNITRTTKSYPGLGDTNPDGDSEESSLETPQTPHASTGRRSVPGQKNTKRDLSWDGRIELVE; from the coding sequence ATGACTTCTAGTACGGTATTAGAAGGACGTCCATATCCAGTTACACAACACTTAATTAAAAAATACCAACGTTTTCTGCTAGGACAAGCATCAAATAAGGATGGTACTTTAGCACCAGGGAAGAAGCATGATTTGGAATTAAGTTTAAGGGAAATAGGTATCAATATGAAATGTCATTCTAGTGACGACCATTTCCAAGGAATGTCACCCTCGAGCAACGCAGATGATGAGCAAGATGAATCAAGTGGTATCAGtctattttccaaatgtaAGATCTTTGCATACCAGTTATTTGTTGGGGattataaaaaaaaattacttATTGAAAAGCTTATGGAGGAAAAGCAACTTGCGATTTCCTATGATGAATGGTGTTACTATGGATTAAGATTAGATGAACTCACCGATGTCACTAAATGGAAGCAGGAAATGGAATCGAATTTATATGATTATCAATTGGTGAGGGCACTAACTTTAAAAATGAGACAGGCAAGAGAATCTGAAGACTATTCGCAGTTGCTATACACAGTAAGGAGTACTTGGGTAAGGAACTTGGGGAATATGGGGAATGTGAATCTCTATAGGCATTCTCATCAGGGTACTAAATTTCTTATTGATGAGTATATGATGGAATCACAACTAGCATTAGAGGCACTGTTGTCGTCTTCGGATTTTGACGAAAGCTACCTGTTAGGAATCTTACAACAAACTAGGAGAAATATAGGTCGCACTGCACTAGTGCTAAGTGGCGGTGGTACGTTTGGTCTTTTCCACATTGGTGTATTGGCAACCCTCTTCGAATTGGATTTACTGCCGAAAGTCATTAGCGGTAGCAGTGCCGGAGCTATAGTTGCTAGTATAGTGTCCGTGCACcataaagatgaaattccTCAGCTATTGGATCGTGTTCTGGAAATGGAGTTCaacattttcaaagatgataaCGAAAAGAGTGAAAGTGAGAATTTCCTGATAAAGATTTCCCggtttttgaaaaatggtactTGGTTCGACAATAAACATTTGGTTCACACTATGGTATCGTTTCTAGGAGATTTGACTTTTAGGGAGGCATATAACCGCACAGGTAGGATATTGAACATTACAGTTTCACCGGCATCCCTGTTTGAACAACCTCGACTCCTTAATAACTTAACGGCACCAAATGTTCTCATATGGTCGGCAGTTTGCGCATCTTGTTCACTTCCTGGAATTTTCCCCTCAAGTCCTCTATATGAAAAGGATCCAAAGACAGGTGAAGCCAGAGAATGGGGTGGTAGCAGTTCAGTAAAATTCGTTGATGGATCGGTGGATAACGATTTACCAATTTCGCGACTTTCTGAAATGTTCAACGTGGATCACGTCATTGCATGTCAGGTGAATATTCACATTTTCCCCTTCTTAAAATTATCTTTATCCTGTGTGGGGGGTGATATTGAGGATGAATTTAGTGCTCGACTCAAACAAAGCTTGTCCAGTGTTTACAATTTCATGGCAAATGAGGCTATTCACGCTTTGGAATTGGGCTGTGAATTTGCAGTTGCTAAAAACCTTTTAACCAAGCTTCGTTCAGTGTTGTCACAACAATATTCTGGTGATGTAACCATTCTACCTGAtatgaatcaaatttttcgaGTTACTGAATTGTTAGCCAATCCATCCAAAGGTTTCTTACTAAGGGAAACGGTTAATGGTGCTAGAGCCACTTGGCCCAAAGTATCAATCATTAAGAACCATTGTGGTCAAGAATTTGCATTAGACAAGGCAATAGCCTTTCTCAAGGGTAAGATAATTGTCAGCTCTTCCATCAAGAATCCATTACAGTTTGCTGATAATATCCCATGTGGATTAGTGAAGGCACGtaataagaagaaaggtaGAAATCACAGATATGACGAAAATAATAATCAACGGTTACACGAATTGGACGATAATTTATTCGAGTCGGAATCTATTAAATCTTTATTAACTATGCGTGAAAATCCATCATCGTATGCATATCATGTTAGCGGTGCTAACCATTCCTTACCAATACATGCTTCCCCCACTGCAGTGAGACATCACCCTCGTAGAAAATCCGAGACTAATGCAAGGACCAAACATGCAAGTAAATCATTATCTCCACCTATCTCTGCTTCACTACCACATGCTAGAAGAGAAAGCACTGAAGGTGTTTTCCCACCTCGTACGCCTAGCAAGCCTCCAAGAAAGGGCCTCAGCCTAGATTCCCGTTTGTACAAATCTCAAAATCGCATTGAATCAGCACCTATATCTCAACACATGGAAGATTCACCACCACTCTCTACGTCATCAGCGTTCCGCCCTAATATTACAAGAACAACTAAGAGTTATCCCGGTCTGGGAGATACTAATCCGGACGGTGACTCTGAGGAATCATCGCTTGAAACTCCTCAAACTCCTCATGCATCTACTGGAAGGCGGTCCGTTCCAGGTCAAAAGAACACTAAGAGAGATCTGTCTTGGGATGGCAGGATTGAATTAGTGGAATAA